The following are encoded in a window of Fischerella sp. PCC 9605 genomic DNA:
- a CDS encoding S9 family peptidase — MQFLSLFFTTLFAVFLLPIFMVSAQSPAITPNENLVVEGIPAIPTTLADTVDRYTNFRSAGLFSWHPIRREMLISTRFADTSQVHLVKFPLGSRQQMTFFPERVGAAIFQPTQGDYFVFSKDIGGNEFNQNYRFDLATGEIALLTDGKSRNSWGVWSNKGDRMIYTSTRRTGKDNDFYIIDPKNTQSDKLLAQVEGGGWGPLDWSIDDRQLLAIESISVNESYLWVVDTNSGEKTLITPKGGKEKVAYDAGLFSKDGKGLYVISDRDSEFTRLAYVDLTTKQHTYLTSHIPWDVEDFDLTKDGKYIAFVTNEDGTSVLHLLETATKKEKPLPKLPVGQVYGVTWHRNNEDLGFTLMSARSTADVYSLNIRTNKVERWTESETGGLNTANFSDAKLVRWKSFDGRTISGFLYPPPAKFKGKRPVIIDIHGGPEAQFRPSFLGRYNYYLNELGVALLFPNVRGSTGYGKTFLTLDNDYKREDSVKDIAALLDWIATQPDLDKDRILVTGGSYGGYMSLAVATKYSDRIRAAIDIVGISNFVTFLENTESYRRDLRRVEYGDERDPKMREFLLKISPVNNASSIKKPLFVIHGKNDPRVPLKEAEQIVATVRKNNVPVWYLMAKDEGHGFSKKKNIDYQFYATVMFVKEFLLK; from the coding sequence ATGCAATTTTTATCACTTTTTTTTACTACCCTGTTTGCAGTTTTTCTGCTACCAATTTTCATGGTTTCTGCTCAAAGTCCTGCCATTACTCCAAATGAAAACCTTGTTGTAGAGGGAATACCTGCTATTCCCACAACACTGGCAGATACAGTCGATCGCTACACTAATTTCCGTTCTGCTGGTCTTTTTAGCTGGCATCCGATCCGGCGCGAGATGCTAATCTCAACGCGCTTTGCTGATACCTCGCAAGTGCATTTAGTTAAGTTTCCTCTTGGTAGTCGCCAGCAAATGACTTTTTTCCCAGAAAGAGTCGGAGCAGCAATTTTTCAACCAACGCAAGGCGATTATTTTGTTTTTAGTAAAGATATTGGTGGTAATGAATTTAACCAAAACTACCGCTTTGATTTAGCGACAGGAGAGATCGCCTTGCTGACCGATGGCAAGTCAAGAAACAGTTGGGGTGTGTGGTCTAACAAAGGCGATCGCATGATTTACACCTCCACCCGTCGTACAGGTAAAGATAACGATTTTTACATTATCGACCCTAAAAATACTCAAAGCGACAAGCTTTTAGCACAGGTGGAAGGTGGCGGTTGGGGCCCTTTGGACTGGTCAATCGATGACCGCCAATTACTGGCAATAGAAAGCATTTCCGTCAATGAAAGTTATCTCTGGGTGGTGGATACCAACTCAGGAGAGAAAACACTGATTACACCCAAAGGAGGCAAAGAGAAAGTCGCCTATGACGCGGGTTTGTTTAGCAAGGATGGAAAAGGTTTATATGTCATCAGCGATCGCGATTCCGAATTTACTCGGTTAGCATATGTGGACTTAACTACTAAACAACATACTTATTTGACTAGCCATATTCCTTGGGATGTGGAAGATTTTGACCTAACAAAAGACGGTAAATATATTGCCTTTGTTACCAATGAAGATGGGACAAGCGTACTGCACCTATTGGAGACAGCAACAAAAAAAGAAAAACCCTTGCCCAAATTACCAGTAGGACAAGTATATGGTGTTACGTGGCATCGTAATAACGAAGATTTAGGCTTTACCCTGATGTCGGCCCGTTCCACCGCAGACGTGTACTCGCTGAATATCCGCACTAATAAAGTTGAACGCTGGACAGAAAGTGAAACTGGCGGTTTGAATACGGCAAATTTCTCCGACGCGAAACTAGTACGCTGGAAAAGCTTTGATGGTAGAACCATCTCCGGTTTTCTCTATCCTCCTCCAGCCAAATTCAAAGGTAAACGTCCGGTAATAATTGATATCCACGGCGGGCCGGAAGCACAGTTTCGCCCATCCTTTTTAGGGCGCTATAATTACTACTTGAACGAGTTGGGTGTTGCCTTGCTGTTTCCCAACGTCCGGGGTTCTACAGGTTACGGCAAAACCTTTCTGACATTAGATAATGACTATAAGCGAGAAGACTCTGTTAAAGATATCGCCGCACTTCTAGACTGGATAGCTACTCAACCGGACTTAGATAAAGACAGAATTTTGGTGACAGGGGGTAGCTATGGCGGTTATATGTCCTTAGCAGTGGCGACAAAATATAGCGATCGCATTCGTGCTGCCATTGATATTGTCGGCATTTCTAATTTTGTCACTTTCCTAGAAAATACAGAGAGTTATCGGCGCGATTTACGACGAGTAGAATACGGAGATGAACGCGATCCGAAAATGCGAGAATTCCTGCTGAAGATTTCGCCAGTGAATAACGCCAGCAGTATCAAAAAACCTTTATTTGTCATTCACGGCAAAAACGATCCTCGCGTTCCCCTCAAGGAAGCAGAACAAATTGTGGCGACAGTTAGAAAGAATAATGTACCAGTTTGGTATTTGATGGCGAAGGATGAGGGACACGGGTTTAGTAAGAAGAAAAATATTGATTACCAATTTTATGCAACGGTGATGTTTGTGAAAGAGTTTTTGCTGAAGTAA
- a CDS encoding two-partner secretion domain-containing protein, with product MRSLFLSFPLVILGFLASINTVRAQVSSDGSLSTTVTSPDGSNFTIDNGDRAGGNLFHSFSQFSVPTGGSAVFQNPVDVQNIISRVTGGSISNIDGLIRTQGSANLFLLNPAGIIFGPNASLNIGGSFFGTTANSLLFDDGVEFSATNLQTPPLLSVNIPIGLRFRDNPGNIINQSAFQVPSQKTLALIGGNVSIDSGILYAPGGRVELGGLTQAGTVRLNPDNSLSFPDGVARGDVAINNGIVSVSAVEGNSGDINIQGNSFSLDNAVLTASQVGEGNAGNVVVKTQGTVTLANNSLILSNVGNRQGTPSVGNVGKILIEARDVSLNNGSELQAGFYENSKGNPGIVTVWAKEFVSLTNSGIFTDVYSGTIGNGSNIEIVAGSVSLSDATLLRASNQGQGKGGNINITATNGSVSLTNGTRLEASNQGQGNSGDINITATDESVYLTNGARLETGSIGQGNAGNITVKAQDIVSLADSSLIRSNVGNPEKTLSIGNVGNITIEAREVSLTNGSQLQAGFYENSKGNPGIVAVRARESFSLGNGGIFTNVEFGAVGDGSNIEISAKSVLLNDGALLEASNSGQGNGGDIIITAPNGLLSLTNNSQINSSIYGQGDAGEINITTGSLSVTNASAITAITNGDGDAGNLSIKASDLVEVLGTGKPGGTSGLSADVEEGGRGDAGNLTIETKKLVVRNSQVGTTVLGEGNAGTFTVNASESIEVKGRVFFTDDSGKTFVNPAGLFAQVNMEGEGKGGNLFIETPYLSVSDGAKVQVATFGLGDAGNLFIRASEIDVFDPTATNQSLPQAGIFAGVLIDSDQPPEVPLKGNGGTVTIETDRLRVRDGGRVSVLTQGDGDAGILQIRAKDSIEVFGTSPDGDVSEISANATSESTGSAGSLTINTRKLTVRDRGRVNVSNGNTKQAGNLEIIADSINLDNQGSITANSNSGNGGNFTLNIRDYLLMRRNSEISTSAGTNQTGGNGGNITINTPDGFVVAFPSENSDITANAFTGKGGNVQINATGIYGIQFRDKRTPNSDITASSEFGSAGTVKLNTPDINPSQGLTELPENVTDPSDKIAENACQRGVNSTFVVTGRGGLLSSPNQSLKTDNVRVDLVEPTTSTSNSQSAKINQPIIDTTSKQIIPARGWVYNNKGEVVLTAYDPTATSPQRISKTTAGCPAPF from the coding sequence ATGCGATCGCTCTTTCTCAGCTTCCCCTTAGTTATTTTGGGCTTTCTTGCATCTATCAACACCGTCAGAGCGCAAGTTTCAAGTGATGGAAGTTTATCTACTACCGTTACTAGCCCTGATGGTTCAAATTTTACGATTGATAATGGCGATCGAGCCGGGGGAAACTTATTTCACAGCTTTAGCCAATTTTCTGTTCCCACTGGTGGTTCGGCTGTATTCCAAAATCCTGTGGATGTGCAAAATATTATCAGTCGGGTGACTGGTGGTTCTATATCTAACATTGATGGTTTGATTAGAACTCAAGGTAGCGCGAATTTATTTTTACTCAATCCAGCAGGGATAATTTTTGGGCCGAATGCCAGTCTCAATATCGGTGGTTCATTTTTTGGCACGACGGCTAATAGTTTGTTGTTTGATGATGGGGTGGAGTTTAGTGCTACTAATTTACAAACACCGCCATTGTTGAGTGTGAATATTCCGATTGGGTTAAGATTTCGGGATAATCCAGGAAATATTATCAATCAATCAGCTTTTCAGGTTCCGTCACAGAAGACCTTAGCACTGATAGGCGGTAATGTGAGCATAGATTCAGGAATTCTGTATGCACCAGGCGGACGAGTTGAATTAGGAGGATTGACACAAGCAGGAACAGTTAGATTGAATCCTGATAACAGCTTGAGTTTCCCTGATGGTGTGGCGAGAGGAGATGTAGCAATTAACAACGGAATAGTTTCTGTATCAGCTGTAGAGGGAAATAGTGGTGATATCAACATTCAAGGCAATTCATTTTCTTTGGATAATGCTGTATTAACTGCTAGTCAAGTCGGGGAGGGTAATGCTGGCAATGTAGTGGTAAAAACTCAAGGCACTGTCACTCTTGCTAATAATAGCTTGATCTTGAGCAATGTGGGAAACCGTCAGGGAACACCATCTGTTGGCAATGTTGGAAAGATTCTGATTGAAGCCAGAGATGTTTCCTTAAACAATGGATCTGAACTGCAAGCTGGTTTCTATGAAAACTCTAAAGGAAATCCTGGTATCGTAACTGTGTGGGCTAAGGAATTTGTCTCCTTGACAAATAGTGGAATTTTTACAGATGTATATTCTGGAACAATAGGTAATGGCAGTAATATTGAAATTGTGGCAGGTTCGGTTTCCTTAAGTGATGCTACTCTACTGCGAGCTAGCAATCAAGGACAGGGAAAAGGTGGGAACATCAATATTACAGCCACAAATGGATCAGTATCTCTGACTAATGGCACTAGACTGGAAGCCAGCAATCAAGGACAAGGTAATAGCGGAGACATAAATATTACAGCTACAGACGAGTCAGTTTATTTGACTAATGGCGCTAGGCTGGAAACCGGTAGTATTGGACAGGGTAATGCTGGCAATATCACGGTAAAGGCTCAAGACATCGTCTCCCTTGCCGATAGTAGCTTGATCAGGAGCAATGTGGGAAACCCTGAGAAAACACTATCTATTGGTAATGTTGGAAACATTACCATTGAAGCCAGGGAAGTTTCTTTAACTAATGGATCTCAATTGCAAGCTGGTTTCTATGAGAATTCTAAAGGAAATCCTGGTATCGTAGCTGTGCGAGCTAGGGAATCTTTCTCCTTGGGAAATGGTGGAATCTTCACCAATGTAGAGTTTGGAGCAGTGGGAGATGGTAGCAATATCGAAATTTCGGCGAAGTCAGTTCTTTTAAACGATGGTGCTTTACTCGAAGCTAGTAATAGCGGACAGGGTAATGGTGGAGACATAATTATTACGGCTCCAAATGGATTACTATCTTTAACTAATAATAGTCAAATTAACTCCAGTATTTACGGACAGGGGGATGCAGGAGAAATTAATATTACGACAGGATCGCTTTCTGTAACTAATGCCTCTGCCATTACTGCCATTACCAACGGAGATGGGGATGCTGGTAACTTGTCCATCAAAGCCAGTGATTTAGTAGAAGTTCTAGGCACAGGAAAACCAGGAGGGACAAGTGGTTTGAGTGCTGATGTAGAAGAAGGAGGTAGAGGAGACGCAGGAAACTTAACTATCGAGACGAAAAAATTGGTTGTCAGAAACTCTCAAGTAGGAACTACAGTTCTTGGCGAAGGAAATGCAGGCACTTTCACAGTTAACGCCTCCGAGTCAATAGAAGTAAAAGGAAGAGTTTTTTTCACAGATGACTCTGGAAAAACCTTTGTCAATCCTGCGGGTTTGTTTGCTCAAGTGAACATGGAAGGTGAGGGTAAGGGTGGTAACTTGTTCATCGAAACCCCATATTTAAGTGTTAGTGATGGCGCTAAAGTCCAAGTAGCGACCTTTGGTCTAGGCGATGCTGGGAATTTATTTATTCGTGCTTCTGAGATAGACGTATTTGATCCAACAGCCACAAACCAATCTCTTCCACAAGCTGGTATATTTGCTGGTGTACTAATAGACTCCGATCAGCCTCCTGAAGTACCACTTAAAGGCAATGGAGGAACTGTAACGATTGAAACTGATCGCTTGCGGGTGAGAGATGGAGGAAGAGTATCAGTATTGACTCAAGGTGATGGCGATGCAGGTATCTTGCAAATTCGTGCTAAGGACTCTATAGAAGTTTTTGGTACATCACCAGATGGTGATGTCAGTGAAATAAGTGCCAATGCAACATCAGAAAGCACAGGTAGTGCAGGAAGCTTGACAATTAATACTAGAAAGTTGACTGTTAGAGATAGAGGTAGAGTCAATGTGAGTAATGGAAATACTAAACAGGCTGGAAATTTAGAAATAATTGCTGATTCTATCAATCTAGACAATCAAGGAAGCATCACAGCTAACAGCAATTCGGGTAACGGTGGCAACTTCACCCTAAACATCCGGGACTACTTATTGATGCGCCGCAATAGTGAAATTTCTACCTCAGCTGGCACTAATCAAACAGGTGGTAACGGAGGCAATATTACCATCAATACTCCAGATGGCTTTGTTGTTGCTTTCCCCTCAGAAAATAGCGACATCACTGCTAATGCTTTTACAGGCAAAGGGGGCAATGTCCAAATTAATGCTACTGGTATCTACGGCATCCAATTTCGAGACAAGCGAACACCAAATAGTGATATCACTGCTAGTTCAGAATTTGGGAGTGCTGGCACTGTAAAACTAAATACTCCAGATATTAACCCCAGTCAGGGGTTAACTGAACTACCTGAAAATGTTACAGATCCGAGTGACAAAATTGCCGAAAATGCTTGTCAGCGAGGTGTTAATAGTACCTTCGTCGTCACCGGGCGGGGTGGCTTGCTAAGCAGTCCCAATCAAAGCTTAAAAACTGATAATGTCCGCGTTGATTTAGTGGAACCTACCACCAGCACAAGCAATTCCCAAAGTGCAAAAATCAATCAGCCAATCATTGATACTACTTCCAAACAGATTATCCCGGCACGAGGATGGGTGTATAACAATAAGGGTGAGGTAGTGCTTACAGCCTACGATCCCACTGCTACCAGTCCTCAACGCATTTCTAAAACAACTGCGGGTTGTCCTGCACCTTTTTAA
- the pstB gene encoding phosphate ABC transporter ATP-binding protein PstB, which translates to MVDKAQDNNIPTKLQPKATVNHLNFYYGSVKVLKDVNMVVTKNKVTALIGPSGCGKTTLLRCFNRLHDLYPGNRYEGEILLDSSPVNVLSRKVDPIELRMRIGMVFQKPNPFPKSIYENVAYGLRVRGISKLSIIDERVEQALRDAALWDEVKDRLKDLAFQLSGGQQQRLCIARALATNPELILFDEPTSALDPNATSSIEELIGQLKQQVTILIVTHSMQQAARISDYTAFMYLGELVEFGVTKDVFSSPKQQRTAEYVYGHIG; encoded by the coding sequence ATGGTAGACAAAGCCCAGGATAACAACATACCAACAAAGCTTCAACCAAAGGCAACGGTTAATCACCTCAATTTCTACTATGGTTCTGTCAAGGTGTTGAAGGACGTCAACATGGTAGTAACCAAGAACAAAGTAACTGCCTTGATTGGCCCTTCTGGGTGTGGTAAAACGACCTTACTGCGGTGTTTCAATCGTCTGCATGACCTCTACCCAGGCAATCGCTATGAAGGAGAAATCTTACTAGACTCCTCTCCCGTTAACGTTCTCAGTCGGAAGGTTGACCCGATAGAATTGCGGATGCGGATTGGTATGGTATTTCAAAAACCCAATCCCTTCCCGAAGTCAATTTATGAAAATGTAGCGTATGGTTTGCGAGTACGGGGTATATCAAAGCTAAGTATCATTGATGAAAGAGTAGAGCAAGCCCTTCGTGATGCTGCTTTGTGGGATGAAGTCAAAGACCGTTTGAAAGACTTGGCTTTTCAGCTTTCCGGGGGTCAACAGCAGCGTTTATGTATTGCTCGCGCTTTAGCAACCAATCCAGAATTGATTCTTTTTGATGAACCAACTTCTGCTCTAGATCCCAATGCAACTTCTAGCATAGAAGAATTGATTGGTCAGTTGAAACAACAAGTCACCATTTTGATTGTCACCCACAGCATGCAGCAAGCAGCTAGGATTTCTGACTACACAGCTTTCATGTACTTGGGTGAATTAGTGGAGTTTGGGGTGACAAAGGATGTGTTTAGCAGTCCCAAGCAGCAGCGGACAGCCGAATATGTGTATGGACATATTGGTTAG
- the pstA gene encoding phosphate ABC transporter permease PstA, translated as MSGDNLQELRANISRRKLLDGIFAILGLLTILVAVITLLALIVRLAIDGAPRLDWQFFTSFPGRKPQQAGIFSAWVGTSLVMLVTLVAAIPLGVASGIYLEEYAPKNWLSALIEINVTNLAGVPSIIYGLLALGLFADRLKLGESILTAGLTLALLVLPVVIVTTRESLRAIPNSIREAAYALGTTKWQMIWDHTLPYSMGGILTGIIVGLARAIGETAPLITIGALTFIAFLPESPIKSEFPFISFEWLKAPFTVMPIQMFNWVSRPEPAFQLNAAAAGVVLIAMTLVMNGIAIYLRYRFRRGIKW; from the coding sequence ATGTCAGGAGACAATCTACAGGAACTCCGAGCCAATATTTCTCGCCGCAAATTGCTAGATGGTATTTTTGCCATTCTTGGCTTGTTAACAATTCTCGTAGCAGTCATTACCTTGCTGGCGCTGATCGTGCGTTTGGCGATAGATGGCGCACCCCGTTTAGATTGGCAGTTCTTTACTTCTTTCCCCGGCCGCAAACCCCAACAAGCCGGCATCTTCTCCGCTTGGGTAGGAACAAGCTTAGTCATGTTGGTAACGCTTGTTGCTGCAATTCCATTAGGTGTAGCCTCTGGTATTTACCTGGAAGAATACGCCCCGAAGAATTGGCTGTCTGCACTGATTGAGATCAATGTCACCAACTTAGCAGGTGTACCTTCGATTATCTATGGTCTGTTGGCACTGGGTTTGTTCGCCGATCGGTTAAAATTGGGTGAAAGCATTTTAACAGCAGGTTTAACTTTAGCCCTATTGGTGTTGCCAGTCGTGATCGTAACAACGCGCGAGTCTCTGCGAGCGATTCCCAACAGTATCCGTGAAGCCGCCTACGCGCTGGGAACGACCAAATGGCAAATGATCTGGGATCATACTTTACCCTATTCGATGGGTGGCATTTTAACGGGGATAATTGTGGGCTTGGCAAGAGCAATTGGTGAAACTGCGCCCCTTATCACCATCGGTGCTCTAACTTTTATAGCCTTTTTGCCAGAGTCTCCGATCAAAAGCGAGTTCCCTTTTATCTCCTTTGAATGGTTAAAAGCACCGTTCACGGTCATGCCTATCCAGATGTTTAATTGGGTATCTCGTCCGGAACCAGCATTTCAGCTGAATGCAGCAGCAGCAGGTGTCGTACTCATTGCCATGACCCTTGTTATGAATGGAATTGCTATTTATCTACGCTATCGTTTTCGTAGGGGTATTAAATGGTAG
- the pstC gene encoding phosphate ABC transporter permease subunit PstC, producing the protein MHQQAETSKQISISPKLVRDLRERVIEFLLLFAALSSVATTIAIIVLLVYESVEFFSKVSLQEFLTDTQWSPLFADAHYGILPLVSGTLVTTAIALLVAVPLGTITAIYLSEFAHDRLREVVKPFLELLAGIPTVVYGYFALLFVTPLLQIVLPNLPGFNMLSAGLVMGIMILPLVSSISEDAMRAVPVHLREGSYAMGATRLQTAWRVVYPSAISGIFAAYILGISRAVGETMIVAIAAGLQPNLTWNPMDQAATITAYIVQVSLGDLPHGSLEYQTIFAAGLTLVLMTLIFNIIGYFLSKRYREIY; encoded by the coding sequence ATGCACCAGCAAGCTGAGACGTCTAAACAAATTTCAATATCCCCAAAGTTAGTGCGGGATTTGCGAGAACGGGTGATAGAGTTCCTGTTATTATTTGCAGCTCTTTCCTCAGTGGCAACGACTATTGCAATTATTGTTTTGTTGGTATATGAATCTGTAGAATTCTTTAGTAAGGTTTCCCTACAGGAATTCCTTACAGACACTCAATGGTCGCCTTTGTTTGCTGATGCTCATTATGGAATCTTACCCCTCGTTTCTGGAACTTTGGTGACAACCGCCATTGCTTTATTAGTAGCAGTACCGTTGGGTACGATAACGGCGATTTATTTGAGTGAATTTGCTCATGATAGGCTGCGGGAGGTAGTTAAGCCCTTCCTAGAGTTGCTGGCAGGTATTCCTACGGTAGTGTATGGTTATTTTGCCCTCTTATTCGTTACCCCGCTGTTGCAGATCGTTCTTCCCAATCTACCTGGGTTTAATATGTTGAGCGCAGGATTAGTCATGGGTATCATGATTCTTCCTCTGGTTAGTTCTATTAGTGAAGACGCCATGCGGGCAGTTCCCGTGCATCTGCGCGAAGGTTCCTATGCAATGGGGGCGACACGCTTACAAACGGCTTGGCGAGTAGTATACCCCTCCGCCATTTCTGGGATATTTGCAGCCTATATTTTAGGAATTTCCCGGGCTGTTGGGGAAACAATGATAGTGGCGATCGCAGCTGGATTGCAACCAAATTTAACTTGGAACCCAATGGATCAGGCTGCAACAATCACCGCCTACATAGTGCAGGTCAGTTTAGGAGACCTTCCCCACGGCAGCCTTGAGTACCAAACGATTTTCGCTGCTGGGCTGACCTTGGTACTGATGACACTTATATTTAACATTATTGGGTATTTTTTGAGCAAGCGCTATCGGGAAATTTACTAG
- a CDS encoding PstS family phosphate ABC transporter substrate-binding protein: protein MVVNGMKLGLNRFTLAVSLTLTAATFAASMPSVKSQGTNTIAIDGSSTVYPITEAVAEDFQKQKGGAVKVTVGVSGTGGGFKKFCSGQTDISNASRPILAKEMEACKKAGVQYIELPVAYDALTVVVNPANNWAKSLSVAELKKIWEPAAQGKIKNWNQVRQGFPNAPLTLYGPGPDSGTFDYFTEAVNGKSKASRTDYTPSEDDNVLVQGVSRDKNALGYFGYAYYAANQNKVKAVPIDGGKGPVSPSKETVENGTYQPLSRPIFIYVSAKAALRPEVKEFVEFYLNNGAKYVQEVNYVPLPAQAYQIALGHFQKPKLGTVFGGKEAVGLQVNELLQREAQQ from the coding sequence ATGGTGGTCAATGGAATGAAATTGGGGCTTAACCGCTTTACGTTGGCTGTCTCATTAACACTAACAGCAGCGACTTTCGCTGCGTCAATGCCTTCAGTCAAATCTCAAGGCACAAACACCATTGCTATTGATGGTTCCAGCACTGTTTACCCAATTACCGAAGCAGTAGCGGAAGACTTTCAAAAGCAGAAAGGAGGTGCAGTTAAAGTTACGGTTGGTGTTTCTGGAACTGGAGGCGGTTTCAAAAAGTTTTGCAGCGGACAAACAGATATCTCTAACGCTTCCCGCCCCATCCTCGCTAAAGAAATGGAGGCGTGCAAAAAAGCTGGTGTTCAGTACATCGAACTGCCAGTGGCTTACGATGCTTTGACAGTTGTTGTCAATCCCGCCAACAACTGGGCAAAAAGCCTGAGTGTCGCTGAACTGAAAAAAATCTGGGAACCAGCAGCACAGGGCAAGATTAAAAATTGGAACCAAGTACGCCAAGGATTTCCTAATGCTCCCCTAACACTCTACGGCCCTGGCCCAGATTCTGGTACATTCGATTATTTCACCGAAGCCGTTAATGGTAAGAGCAAAGCCAGCCGTACTGATTACACACCTAGTGAAGACGACAACGTACTAGTTCAGGGGGTTAGCCGTGATAAAAACGCCCTTGGCTATTTTGGCTATGCCTATTACGCAGCCAACCAGAACAAAGTGAAGGCTGTGCCAATTGATGGCGGCAAAGGCCCAGTGTCGCCCTCCAAGGAGACAGTAGAGAATGGAACTTACCAACCCCTGTCTCGACCCATATTTATTTACGTTAGTGCCAAAGCGGCGCTGCGCCCAGAAGTGAAGGAATTCGTTGAGTTTTACCTGAACAACGGTGCTAAATATGTGCAAGAAGTCAACTATGTTCCTCTACCAGCCCAGGCTTATCAGATTGCACTAGGACATTTCCAAAAGCCCAAACTCGGCACTGTCTTTGGTGGAAAGGAAGCAGTAGGGCTGCAAGTTAATGAACTGCTACAGCGCGAGGCACAGCAGTAG
- a CDS encoding CapA family protein — protein MKFPLPILMIFILLISGCDQQINLNSSAAELKESESDTEARLIAVGDILMHMSVIRSGYNPKKKVYNFKNFFKQVKPIISTGDWAIANLETTVAGSKLGYSGYPLFNAPAQIVDAAKWAGFNVLTTANNHTLDKREKGLINTIKNIRVRGVVPVGTATSPQEASKILIIKKKNISMAIMAYTYGTNGIPIPRGKNYLVSLIDEDKILKDIARARKQGADVVTICLHFGTEYQRLPNAQQKRLVRRLIRGGADIILGSHPHVVQPYQIFKVRGKDKKIRTRVAIYSMGNFIGNQVGKHRNLGVIFSVKMRRRFPEGNVEITQVEAIPTWIYKYKRNNQLKFRVLPIEAVVTSSNNSLIPTPMYPVLENYLAEMNNHLKSLSVKK, from the coding sequence ATGAAATTTCCACTGCCAATACTGATGATTTTCATCCTGTTGATATCTGGTTGCGATCAACAAATAAATCTCAATAGCAGCGCCGCTGAACTGAAAGAATCAGAATCTGATACAGAAGCGAGATTGATTGCTGTCGGTGATATTCTCATGCATATGTCTGTGATTCGCTCGGGGTACAACCCAAAAAAGAAAGTTTATAACTTTAAGAACTTTTTTAAGCAAGTCAAGCCAATTATTTCCACAGGAGATTGGGCGATCGCTAATCTTGAGACAACTGTAGCCGGGTCTAAATTGGGCTATTCCGGTTATCCTCTTTTTAATGCGCCAGCGCAAATAGTAGATGCAGCCAAATGGGCTGGCTTTAATGTTTTAACAACGGCGAATAATCATACGCTAGATAAAAGGGAAAAGGGACTGATTAACACGATTAAAAATATTCGTGTGCGGGGAGTTGTGCCCGTTGGTACAGCTACCTCACCTCAAGAAGCCTCAAAGATTTTAATTATTAAGAAAAAAAATATTTCTATGGCGATTATGGCTTACACCTATGGAACAAATGGCATTCCTATTCCCAGAGGAAAGAATTATCTAGTCTCGCTTATCGATGAAGATAAAATCCTCAAAGATATCGCCAGAGCAAGGAAACAGGGAGCCGATGTGGTCACGATTTGTCTTCATTTTGGCACAGAGTATCAGCGTCTACCTAATGCCCAGCAGAAACGACTGGTGCGGAGGTTGATTAGAGGCGGAGCTGACATTATTCTTGGTAGTCATCCTCATGTAGTTCAACCTTATCAAATCTTCAAAGTCCGAGGGAAAGATAAGAAAATTAGAACTAGAGTTGCTATTTATTCAATGGGAAACTTTATTGGTAATCAAGTTGGCAAGCATAGAAACCTGGGAGTAATTTTTTCAGTCAAGATGCGCCGACGTTTTCCAGAAGGAAATGTAGAAATTACTCAAGTAGAAGCGATTCCCACTTGGATTTATAAATATAAACGGAATAATCAGTTGAAATTTCGCGTTTTGCCAATTGAAGCTGTCGTGACTAGTTCAAACAATTCACTTATTCCAACTCCCATGTATCCAGTTCTAGAAAATTACCTTGCTGAGATGAATAATCATCTTAAATCCCTAAGCGTTAAAAAATAG